From the Psilocybe cubensis strain MGC-MH-2018 chromosome 9, whole genome shotgun sequence genome, one window contains:
- a CDS encoding cyclophilin peptidyl-prolyl cis-trans isomerase Cyp2, with the protein MANVFFDIEIDGAPSGRIVFKLFDDVVPKTARNFRELATGQNGYGYAGSSFHRVIPQFMLQGGDFTKGNGTGGKSIYGEKFAGQFLHAKFSFINFLMETIVDENFQLKHTKPGLLSMANAGKNTNGSQFFITTVVTSWLDGAHVVFGEVVEGYDVVKAIEKLGSSSGKTSKKVTIAKSGTV; encoded by the exons ATGGCCAACGTCTTC TTTGATATCGAAATCGACGGCGCTCCCTCCGGCCGCATTGTCTTCAAGCTCTTTGACGATGTCGTCCCTAAGACCGCCCGCAATTTCCGTGAACTCGCCACTGGCCAAAATGGTTACGGATACGCAGGTTCCAGCTTCCACCGTGTGATCCCCCAATTCATGCTCCAGGGAGGAGATTTCACCAAGGGCAACGGCACTGGTGGAAAATCCATTTACGGCGAGAAGTTTGCTGGTCAGTTTTTACACGCCAAATTTTCATTCATCAATTTCCTCATGGAGACAATTGTAGATGAGAACTTCCAGCTCAAGCACACCAAACCTGGTCTCTTGTCCATGGCCAACGCTGGCAAGAACACCAACGGCTCCCAATTCTTCATCACGACTGTCGTTACCTCCTGGTTGGATGGTGCCCATGTCGTTTTCG GCGAAGTCGTTGAGGGATATGATGTTGTCAAGGCCATTGAGAAGCTCGGATCTTCATCTGGAAAGACATCGAAGAAGGTCACCATTGCCAAGTCAGGAACTGTCTAA
- a CDS encoding cyclophilin peptidyl-prolyl cis-trans isomerase Cyp2 — MANVFFDITIAGKPKGRIVFRLYDDVVPLTARNFRELSTGRNGYGYKGSKMHFIVENYIQAGDFTKGDGTGGKSIYGINFDDENFIAKHSKKGLLTMANAGRNTNGSQFLITTAATPWLDGHHVVFGMTSTLAA; from the exons ATGGCAAACGTTTTT TTCGACATCACCATCGCGGGAAAACCTAAGGGACGCATTGTCTTCAGGCTATACGATGACGTCGTGCCTCTGACCGCCAGAAACTTTCGTGAACTCTCCACCGGAAGAAACGGCTATGGATACAAGGGCTCCAAGATGCACTTTATCGTAGAAAACTACATTCAAGCCGGAGATTTTACAAAGGGTGATGGAACAGGTGGAAAGTCGATCTATGGCATCAATTTCGACG ACGAAAACTTCATCGCGAAGCACTCAAAGAAAGGCTTATTGACCATGGCCAATGCAGGGAGGAACACCAACGGGTCTCAGTTCCTGATTACCACCGCGGCAACACCCTGGCTAGACGGGCATCATGTTGTATTCGGTATGACATCTACCTTGGCTGCGTGA